The window AGGGAGAAACTGGTTACTGTGAATCTTTTGCGTGGAATGGCCTGCAAGTAAAAATCCGGATCGTCGGCTCGATTGTGAACGTATACGCATTTCCGGGTTATGATCATTGACCGGAAGCATTGAAAAGCGCCAGACACCTGTTCAAACGGGTGTCTGGCGCTTTGCGTTTGCCAAGTAACCTATTTTACTTATTTTGTAGTCTCTTGTTTCATCTGCCCGTGCATGAAACAAATCGGTTTATTAAAATAAAACGTTGTTATTTCACATAGGCAAACGGCAATGTGTTTAGACTGCCGTTCGAACGGGTAATATTAACTGCTAACTAGGTAACCACAATCATCGACCGGTAAACTAAATGGAAACCGAGGAACTTGAAAGCAGGAATAGTTGGAAAGGGGAATTTTTTTGCATATCACTAGGGTATTTTGGTACGCAGTCGTAATTTGTATAGCGATTGTACTATGGGGTTCTCTTGCCCCAGATCAGTTAAACGATTTGACTGTAGTAGCGACATCATTTATTTATGATCATTTTGGATGGTTTTACATTTTTGTAATTGTTGCGATGATCGGCTTTTGTATATATATGATGTTTTCTCGTTTTGGCAAGGTGAAATTAGGAAAGGAAAATGATACGCCTGATTTTAGTTTGCTTGCCTGGTTTGCCATGTTGTTCAGCGCGGGTATGGGCATCGGGCTCATGTTCTTTACAACAGCAGAAACCATTTCACATGCTTTCATCAATTCGCCGAATGCAACGCCAGGATCTGATCAGGCAATTATCGAATCTCTACAGTATGCGATGTTCCACTGGGGCCTTCATGGCTGGGGGCTATATAGCATTGTAGCACTGGTACTGGCTTACTTTAAATTTCGCGTGGGCGCTCCTGGATTGATCAGCGCTACGCTTGAGCCGTTATTTGGCAAGAAAATCATGCGAGGTACAGTGGGGCATATTGTGGATACGCTGGCGATCTTTGCGACTGTCGTGGGTGTTGCATCCACGCTTGGATTCGGATCAGCGCAAATAAATAGCGGCTTGACGTATTTGTTTGACGCTCCTAAAACATTCTGGTTTCAAATGATCATTCTAGTGATCGCGACGATATTATTTATTTTATCCGCATGGTCTGGGATTGGAAGGGGCATAAAATACTTAAGCACCATCAATATTGTAGTAGCATTTATCCTGTTAATTCTCTTGTTTATTGTTGGTCCGTCCATGTACATTTTAAACCTTTTTACAACTTCCATTGGTAAATATGCAGGGAATTTCATTGAGATGAGTTTTGAACTGAAACCGTTGAATGAAGAACAGCGCCAATGGATCAATGATTGGACGATATTTTATTGGGCATGGTGGATTTCGTGGGCGCCATTTGTAGGGATGT is drawn from Sporosarcina sp. FSL W7-1349 and contains these coding sequences:
- a CDS encoding BCCT family transporter → MHITRVFWYAVVICIAIVLWGSLAPDQLNDLTVVATSFIYDHFGWFYIFVIVAMIGFCIYMMFSRFGKVKLGKENDTPDFSLLAWFAMLFSAGMGIGLMFFTTAETISHAFINSPNATPGSDQAIIESLQYAMFHWGLHGWGLYSIVALVLAYFKFRVGAPGLISATLEPLFGKKIMRGTVGHIVDTLAIFATVVGVASTLGFGSAQINSGLTYLFDAPKTFWFQMIILVIATILFILSAWSGIGRGIKYLSTINIVVAFILLILLFIVGPSMYILNLFTTSIGKYAGNFIEMSFELKPLNEEQRQWINDWTIFYWAWWISWAPFVGMFIARVSKGRTIREFVAGVLLAPTLVTFIFFAVFGGSALYLEQNGLAKLSALVTETVTFGMYEHYPLGTVLSFITIFVIAIFFITSADSATFVLGMFSTGGQLNPSNVVKIVWGLALAAMAAIVLYSGGIKGFQNMLIISALPLSLIVVFMVVSFYKVIQQKE